A genomic region of Nocardioides plantarum contains the following coding sequences:
- a CDS encoding helix-turn-helix domain-containing protein yields MTDLRAELDQLLDPGEPVRRFRALAPTIAARCGARIQAQVPAYAGPAAGRRRRLIELAITGSLTEFLDGLDGGSGPPRSVDELFRQMGAGEANDGRGLDAIQAAIHLAIRTIWESLRTFAVDERLPPTLVCELGDVLFAWTERLVQLTTEGHRAVTGVRERSVELARERLLTGLLRGQPVGRREELAAAAGWTVPTEVVVLAVDTRGQDRDLVLGGAPLVRPGSRTTVVVADAATADDVLAAAQRARPGARVALSWAIDPADVPAAHQWVTRALHLVESGVLPRHPVLRCADHLTQLWLHAEPVLRRALCQDHLRPLLAETPNSREILSETLLVWLETRDSAPAIAARLGVHPQTVRYRWKRINELFGDDLHDPEFVVQLTLLLKASVPLWKAGDQSDFERFRAQGEP; encoded by the coding sequence ATGACCGACCTGCGCGCCGAGCTCGACCAGCTCCTCGACCCCGGTGAGCCCGTACGTCGCTTCCGCGCCCTCGCCCCGACCATCGCCGCCCGGTGCGGCGCGCGCATCCAGGCCCAGGTGCCGGCCTACGCCGGACCGGCGGCCGGTCGCCGACGTCGGCTGATCGAGCTGGCCATCACCGGGTCCCTCACCGAGTTCCTCGACGGCCTCGACGGGGGCTCGGGTCCTCCGCGCAGCGTCGACGAGCTCTTCCGGCAGATGGGCGCGGGCGAGGCCAACGACGGTCGTGGTCTCGACGCCATCCAGGCCGCGATCCACCTCGCGATCCGCACCATCTGGGAGTCGCTGCGCACCTTCGCCGTCGACGAACGGCTGCCCCCGACGCTGGTCTGCGAGCTGGGTGACGTGCTGTTCGCGTGGACCGAGCGCCTGGTCCAGCTGACGACCGAGGGCCATCGCGCGGTCACGGGGGTCCGCGAACGCAGCGTCGAGCTCGCGCGGGAGCGGCTGCTGACCGGGCTGCTGCGCGGACAACCGGTCGGCCGCCGGGAGGAGCTGGCCGCGGCGGCCGGCTGGACCGTCCCGACCGAGGTCGTGGTGCTGGCCGTCGACACCCGGGGGCAGGACCGTGACCTGGTCCTCGGGGGTGCCCCGCTGGTGCGTCCTGGGTCCCGGACGACCGTGGTGGTCGCCGACGCCGCGACCGCCGACGACGTCCTGGCCGCAGCGCAGCGGGCCCGACCCGGCGCGCGGGTCGCCCTGAGCTGGGCGATCGACCCCGCCGACGTACCCGCCGCCCACCAGTGGGTGACCCGGGCCCTGCACCTGGTCGAGTCCGGCGTCCTGCCCCGCCACCCGGTGCTGCGGTGCGCCGACCACCTGACCCAGCTGTGGCTCCACGCCGAGCCCGTGCTGCGTCGCGCGCTCTGCCAGGACCACCTGCGCCCGCTGCTCGCCGAGACCCCCAACTCCCGCGAGATCCTCTCCGAGACGCTGCTCGTCTGGCTCGAGACCCGCGACAGCGCCCCCGCCATCGCCGCCCGTCTGGGGGTCCACCCCCAGACCGTGCGCTACCGGTGGAAGCGGATCAACGAGCTCTTCGGCGACGACCTCCACGACCCCGAGTTCGTCGTCCAGCTCACGCTCCTGCTCAAGGCGAGCGTCCCGCTGTGGAAGGCCGGTGACCAGAGCGACTTCGAGCGCTTCCGCGCCCAGGGAGAGCCGTGA
- a CDS encoding HAD family hydrolase, whose translation MARHPTIDAVIFDWGGTLTKWHDIDFHAESLALAQAVVGVDHDVSVSAERLHRAGDVVWGRSRDHQQSSTVADLFVEAGLDHDPELLAGYYAFWEPHTLTDPEVGPLWEALRERGLAIGVLSNTIWPRTVHEGIFERDGVRHLIDGDVYSSEIPWTKPSPHAFRAAMDAVGVTDPARCVYVGDRLFDDVWGAHHAGLRAIHVPHSAIPRTQVGHTEGEPDAVITTLLDVVGILDGWA comes from the coding sequence ATGGCTCGGCACCCGACGATCGACGCGGTGATCTTCGACTGGGGTGGCACCCTGACGAAGTGGCACGACATCGACTTCCACGCCGAGTCGCTGGCCCTGGCCCAGGCCGTCGTCGGCGTCGACCACGACGTCAGCGTGTCGGCCGAGCGGCTGCACCGCGCCGGTGACGTCGTCTGGGGGCGCAGCCGCGACCACCAGCAGAGCTCGACGGTGGCCGACCTCTTCGTCGAGGCCGGCCTCGATCACGACCCGGAGCTGCTGGCCGGCTACTACGCGTTCTGGGAGCCGCACACGCTCACCGACCCCGAGGTCGGGCCGCTGTGGGAGGCCCTGCGCGAGCGCGGGCTGGCGATCGGCGTGCTGTCCAACACGATCTGGCCGCGCACGGTCCACGAGGGCATCTTCGAGCGCGACGGTGTGCGCCACCTGATCGACGGCGACGTCTACTCCAGCGAGATCCCCTGGACCAAGCCGTCCCCGCACGCCTTCCGGGCCGCGATGGACGCCGTCGGCGTCACCGATCCGGCGCGCTGCGTCTACGTCGGCGACCGCCTGTTCGACGACGTCTGGGGTGCCCACCACGCGGGCCTGCGCGCGATCCACGTGCCGCACAGCGCCATCCCGCGCACGCAGGTGGGCCACACCGAGGGGGAGCCCGACGCGGTCATCACGACGCTGCTCGACGTGGTGGGGATCCTCGACGGCTGGGCCTGA
- a CDS encoding cation-translocating P-type ATPase, whose product MSARAVAAAATLVGLVVVAVLLSPAVPDAWSDGPWVAGCAAVGIGVAAVAVLLSGRGSRPGSRRGARAVPAVAAVAVVLVAVLGAVVTAVDDDPARGVAALVSALVVATPCLVGLAAASATRAGLGRARRLGVRFDGATALEQVAALDLLLLPGDGVLTTGELRVDEVQAIDPDDERTLRWFAGALAHGADDPVARAVRRLSARGTVTDLDSRPGEGFSGAVDRHPVRVGRPDWIGVTATPGPGTCVGVEVDGRALGSLRLLPELVPDAADHLTRLRALGVAPRLVASASPDADRELAQRLGLDGDGGDAGDAGDAGVAGPGASRTTSTVGVVVESVTAAGTDPITPDVTISRTATTRPVALDLNGGDVGALASAVGVARASRRAAAVTGRIAVVSLVAVPVASFGLLAPVVAACLALLTALGVAAYASLETRTSPPRPAAATAPV is encoded by the coding sequence GTGAGCGCCCGCGCGGTGGCCGCGGCCGCCACCCTGGTCGGACTCGTCGTCGTCGCGGTCCTGCTGTCGCCCGCTGTGCCGGATGCCTGGTCCGACGGACCGTGGGTCGCCGGGTGCGCCGCGGTCGGGATCGGGGTCGCGGCGGTCGCGGTGCTGCTGTCCGGGCGCGGCTCTCGGCCCGGCTCCCGGCGCGGCGCCCGGGCCGTGCCCGCGGTGGCGGCGGTGGCTGTCGTGCTCGTGGCGGTCCTCGGCGCCGTGGTGACTGCCGTCGACGACGACCCTGCTCGCGGCGTCGCGGCCCTGGTCAGCGCGCTGGTCGTCGCCACCCCGTGCCTCGTCGGTCTCGCGGCGGCGTCGGCGACGCGCGCCGGCCTGGGCCGGGCCCGGCGGCTCGGCGTCCGCTTCGACGGGGCGACGGCCCTGGAGCAGGTGGCGGCACTCGACCTGCTGCTGCTCCCGGGCGACGGGGTGCTGACGACGGGCGAGCTGCGGGTCGACGAGGTCCAGGCGATCGATCCCGACGACGAGCGCACCCTGCGGTGGTTCGCCGGCGCCCTGGCTCACGGCGCCGACGACCCGGTGGCCCGCGCCGTACGCCGCCTCTCCGCCCGCGGGACCGTGACCGACCTCGACTCGCGGCCCGGGGAGGGCTTCTCGGGCGCGGTCGACCGCCACCCCGTCCGCGTCGGCCGGCCCGACTGGATCGGTGTCACCGCCACCCCGGGGCCGGGCACCTGTGTCGGCGTCGAGGTCGACGGCCGTGCCCTGGGGTCGCTGCGGCTGCTGCCCGAGCTGGTCCCCGACGCAGCGGATCACCTGACCCGGCTGCGCGCCCTGGGCGTCGCCCCGCGCCTGGTCGCCAGCGCCTCCCCCGACGCCGATCGCGAGCTCGCCCAGCGGCTCGGGCTCGACGGGGACGGCGGTGACGCCGGGGACGCCGGGGACGCCGGGGTCGCCGGGCCGGGAGCGAGCCGTACGACGAGCACGGTCGGCGTCGTCGTCGAGTCCGTCACCGCGGCGGGCACCGACCCGATCACCCCCGACGTCACCATCTCCCGCACCGCCACGACCCGTCCCGTGGCGCTGGACCTCAACGGCGGCGACGTCGGCGCGTTGGCCTCGGCCGTGGGCGTGGCCCGCGCGAGCCGACGCGCGGCGGCCGTCACCGGTCGGATCGCCGTGGTGAGCCTCGTGGCGGTGCCGGTCGCCTCCTTCGGGCTGCTCGCCCCGGTGGTCGCCGCGTGCCTGGCGCTCCTCACCGCGCTCGGCGTGGCGGCGTACGCCTCCCTGGAGACCCGCACCTCACCGCCACGACCCGCCGCGGCGACCGCCCCCGTCTGA
- a CDS encoding YlxR family protein gives MVVHRSSSPAPAGPVRTCIGCRRRAAKSELLRVTAGSDADGRPAVVPDPTATAPGRGAHLHPTTECYDLAVRRRAFGRALRADPGLGNAPVGDYLQQDRSTRTITG, from the coding sequence GTGGTGGTTCACCGATCGTCGTCCCCTGCGCCTGCCGGACCTGTCCGCACGTGCATCGGCTGTCGCCGGCGGGCCGCCAAGAGCGAGTTGTTGCGGGTGACCGCCGGCTCGGACGCAGACGGCCGCCCGGCCGTGGTGCCCGATCCGACAGCCACCGCACCCGGTCGGGGAGCACACCTGCACCCCACCACCGAGTGCTACGACCTCGCGGTGCGCCGTAGGGCGTTCGGTCGGGCCTTGCGGGCCGATCCGGGCCTCGGCAACGCGCCGGTGGGCGACTACCTCCAGCAGGACCGCTCGACTCGCACGATCACCGGATGA
- a CDS encoding ferritin-like domain-containing protein has product MTYLDALQTTLAGEHAALFVVGYLGAQTSQSRSPQLYATLRESYDGHRDRRDRLEDLVREAGGEPVAAGASYELPQVRSEDPTTIAAAGLAVERACGATYGFLVANATGHGRRWAVAAVVDSGLREIDLGGRPRTFPGR; this is encoded by the coding sequence GTGACCTACCTCGACGCCCTGCAGACCACGCTCGCCGGCGAGCACGCCGCGCTGTTCGTCGTCGGCTACCTCGGCGCGCAGACCTCGCAGTCCAGGAGCCCGCAGCTCTACGCCACCCTGCGCGAGTCCTACGACGGGCACCGCGACCGACGCGACCGGCTCGAGGACCTGGTCCGCGAGGCCGGCGGCGAGCCGGTCGCGGCGGGGGCGTCGTACGAGCTGCCGCAGGTCCGATCCGAGGACCCGACGACCATCGCCGCGGCCGGGCTGGCCGTCGAGCGGGCGTGCGGCGCGACGTACGGCTTCCTGGTCGCCAACGCGACCGGCCACGGCCGGCGCTGGGCGGTCGCGGCGGTCGTCGACTCGGGCCTGCGCGAGATCGACCTCGGGGGCCGACCGCGGACCTTCCCGGGCCGCTGA
- the infB gene encoding translation initiation factor IF-2 — MAKTRVHELAKEFGVESKFVLEKFKEMGEFVKSASSTVELPAEMRFRKEVGASLQAAAPAAPAGDKPAAAASAKPGARPGPRPGPKAKPAPEPTPEPAPAPVVETAAPAVAAAAPVAEPEAPAAPAATADAPATPAAPSATPKAPGAPAPRPVGRPGAPRPGNNPFSSNQGMGRRPAAPRPEPTVEDGDARPPRPPAAREGGATPRPGMPRPNPAMMPKSPAAFGRGPAGPGGPGRPGGAGGPGRPGGAPGRGAPGRGAPGAGAGAPGRAPGSFPSGGRPNRPGQRGQTQGAFGRPGGPSRRGRKSKRARRQEFEAMDAPTLGGMRVRKGSGETIRLARGASLTDFAEKAGIDAAQLVQMLFHLGEMVTATESVNDATLELIGEELNYVIEIISPEDEDRELLESFDIEFGSDEGDESDLVFRPPVVTVMGHVDHGKTKLLDALRNANVVDKEAGGITQHIGAYQVATEVDGNERRITLIDTPGHEAFTAMRARGAQATDIAILVVAADDGVMPQTVEALNHARAAGVPIVVAVNKIDKPDADPTKVRGQLTEYGLVPEEYGGDAMFVDVSAKSELNLDKLLEAVVLTADASLDLRANPSQDAQGLVVEAHLDRGRGPVATILVQRGTLRVGDSIVAGAAYGRVRAMLDEHGDEITEALPARPAMVLGLSAVPGAGQNFLVVDDDRMARQIAEKRESRQRAAMQAKRNVRRTLEDFMASMEKGASQELNLILKGDVSGSVEALEDALSQIDVGDEVSIRVIDRGVGAITETNVDLAAASDAIIIGFNVRPQGKATEMADKEGVEIRYYTVIYQAIDEIEAALKGMLKPEFEESTLGQAEIRAIFSSSKIGKIAGCMVTSGTIRRNAKVRILRDSKVVADNLDLASLKREKDDASEVREGFECGLVLRNFQDIKEGDVVEAFEMREIPRA, encoded by the coding sequence GTGGCTAAGACCCGCGTACACGAGCTCGCCAAGGAGTTCGGCGTCGAGAGCAAGTTCGTTCTCGAGAAGTTCAAGGAGATGGGCGAGTTCGTCAAGTCGGCGAGCTCCACCGTCGAGCTCCCTGCGGAGATGCGTTTCCGCAAGGAGGTGGGTGCGTCGCTCCAGGCGGCCGCCCCTGCTGCCCCCGCCGGGGACAAGCCGGCCGCTGCCGCGTCGGCCAAGCCCGGCGCCCGGCCCGGTCCCAGGCCCGGTCCCAAGGCCAAGCCCGCGCCGGAGCCGACCCCGGAGCCCGCCCCGGCCCCGGTCGTCGAGACCGCAGCGCCCGCCGTCGCGGCCGCTGCCCCTGTCGCCGAGCCCGAGGCCCCGGCTGCTCCCGCAGCCACCGCCGACGCCCCGGCCACCCCGGCCGCGCCGTCGGCCACCCCGAAGGCCCCCGGTGCTCCCGCACCGCGCCCCGTGGGTCGCCCCGGTGCACCGCGACCGGGCAACAACCCGTTCTCGTCCAACCAGGGCATGGGACGTCGTCCCGCCGCCCCGAGGCCCGAGCCCACCGTCGAGGACGGCGACGCCCGTCCGCCGCGTCCGCCCGCCGCCCGCGAGGGTGGCGCGACTCCTCGCCCCGGCATGCCGCGCCCCAACCCGGCGATGATGCCCAAGTCCCCGGCCGCCTTCGGCCGCGGACCTGCGGGCCCCGGTGGCCCGGGCCGACCCGGCGGCGCAGGTGGCCCCGGTCGCCCCGGTGGCGCCCCCGGTCGGGGTGCTCCCGGCCGCGGTGCCCCCGGCGCCGGTGCCGGTGCCCCCGGTCGCGCGCCCGGCAGCTTCCCCAGTGGAGGTCGCCCCAACCGACCCGGTCAGCGTGGTCAGACCCAGGGTGCCTTCGGTCGCCCCGGTGGTCCGTCGCGCCGTGGTCGCAAGTCGAAGCGCGCTCGTCGTCAAGAGTTCGAGGCCATGGACGCCCCGACGCTGGGCGGCATGCGGGTCCGCAAGGGCAGCGGCGAGACCATCCGTCTGGCCCGAGGCGCCTCGCTGACCGACTTCGCCGAGAAGGCCGGCATCGACGCCGCCCAGCTGGTGCAGATGCTGTTCCACCTCGGTGAGATGGTCACCGCGACCGAGTCGGTCAACGACGCGACGCTCGAGCTCATCGGTGAGGAGCTCAACTACGTCATCGAGATCATCTCGCCCGAGGACGAGGACCGCGAGCTGCTCGAGTCCTTCGACATCGAGTTCGGCTCCGACGAGGGCGACGAGTCCGACCTGGTCTTCCGACCGCCGGTCGTCACCGTCATGGGTCACGTCGACCACGGAAAGACCAAGCTCCTCGACGCGCTGCGCAACGCCAACGTGGTCGACAAGGAGGCCGGTGGCATCACCCAGCACATCGGTGCCTACCAGGTCGCGACCGAGGTCGACGGCAACGAGCGTCGGATCACCCTGATCGACACCCCCGGTCACGAGGCGTTCACCGCCATGCGTGCTCGTGGTGCCCAGGCGACCGACATCGCGATCCTCGTGGTCGCGGCCGACGACGGCGTCATGCCGCAGACGGTGGAGGCGCTCAACCACGCCCGGGCCGCCGGTGTCCCGATCGTGGTCGCGGTCAACAAGATCGACAAGCCCGACGCCGACCCGACCAAGGTCCGCGGCCAGCTGACCGAGTACGGCCTGGTCCCCGAGGAGTACGGCGGCGACGCGATGTTCGTCGACGTCTCGGCCAAGTCCGAGCTCAACCTCGACAAGCTGCTCGAGGCCGTCGTCCTGACCGCCGACGCCTCGCTCGACCTGCGGGCCAACCCGAGCCAGGACGCCCAGGGCCTGGTCGTCGAGGCCCACCTCGACCGAGGTCGCGGCCCCGTGGCCACGATCCTGGTCCAGCGCGGCACGCTGCGCGTCGGTGACTCGATCGTCGCCGGTGCGGCGTACGGCCGGGTGCGCGCCATGCTCGACGAGCACGGCGACGAGATCACCGAGGCCCTGCCGGCCCGTCCGGCGATGGTCCTCGGCCTCAGTGCGGTGCCCGGTGCGGGTCAGAACTTCCTGGTCGTCGACGACGACCGGATGGCCCGCCAGATCGCCGAGAAGCGCGAGTCCCGTCAGCGTGCGGCCATGCAGGCCAAGCGCAACGTGCGTCGCACGCTCGAGGACTTCATGGCCTCCATGGAGAAGGGCGCGAGCCAGGAGCTCAACCTCATCCTCAAGGGCGACGTGTCCGGCTCGGTCGAGGCCCTCGAGGACGCCCTGTCCCAGATCGACGTCGGCGACGAGGTCAGCATCCGGGTCATCGACCGCGGTGTCGGTGCGATCACCGAGACCAACGTCGACCTGGCGGCCGCCTCCGACGCGATCATCATCGGCTTCAACGTCCGCCCGCAGGGCAAGGCGACCGAGATGGCCGACAAGGAGGGCGTGGAGATCCGTTACTACACGGTCATCTACCAGGCCATCGACGAGATCGAGGCCGCCCTCAAGGGCATGCTCAAGCCCGAGTTCGAGGAGTCGACCCTGGGCCAGGCGGAGATCCGCGCGATCTTCTCCAGCTCCAAGATCGGCAAGATCGCGGGTTGCATGGTCACCAGCGGCACCATCCGCCGCAACGCCAAGGTCCGGATCCTGCGCGACAGCAAGGTGGTGGCCGACAACCTCGACCTCGCCTCGCTCAAGCGCGAGAAGGACGACGCCTCCGAGGTCCGCGAGGGCTTCGAGTGCGGTCTGGTGCTGCGCAACTTCCAGGACATCAAGGAAGGCGATGTCGTGGAGGCGTTCGAGATGCGCGAGATCCCGCGGGCCTAG
- a CDS encoding acyl-CoA thioester hydrolase/BAAT C-terminal domain-containing protein — MSGPAPYVIGDGPTGVLVLSGSSGRVETERCDVLAGLGGVVAASYRWFGDAVDLVPLESFDEPLAMLHQRCERLVVLGSSRGAEAALLLAARHREIDVVVGLAPSDVVWASLSGLRPQRSSWTSGGEPLPFVPYDDRWEPPQRPGPPAYVGHYEHCLERYADRVPAARIAVERITGEVLLAAGEDDQVWPACDFADAIAARREAAGLATTVVRRPDAGHRVVLPGERPATGGQPMARGGTDEADAALGAQLWPHLLRVLGVSRPTPG; from the coding sequence ATGAGCGGTCCGGCTCCCTACGTCATCGGTGACGGCCCGACCGGGGTGCTGGTCCTCTCGGGGTCCAGCGGCCGGGTCGAGACCGAGCGGTGCGACGTGCTGGCCGGGCTCGGGGGCGTGGTCGCGGCGTCGTACCGCTGGTTCGGCGACGCGGTCGACCTGGTGCCGCTGGAGTCGTTCGACGAGCCGCTGGCGATGCTGCACCAGCGGTGCGAGCGGCTGGTCGTGCTCGGGTCGTCCCGCGGGGCCGAGGCCGCGCTGCTGCTGGCCGCGCGGCACCGCGAGATCGATGTCGTGGTGGGCCTCGCGCCGAGCGACGTCGTGTGGGCGTCGCTGTCGGGCCTGCGTCCGCAGCGGTCCTCGTGGACCTCGGGCGGCGAGCCGCTGCCGTTCGTCCCCTACGACGACCGGTGGGAGCCGCCGCAGCGGCCCGGGCCCCCGGCGTACGTCGGGCACTACGAGCACTGCCTCGAGCGCTACGCCGACCGGGTGCCCGCCGCGAGGATCGCGGTGGAGAGGATCACCGGCGAGGTCCTGCTCGCGGCCGGTGAGGACGACCAGGTGTGGCCGGCCTGCGACTTCGCCGACGCGATCGCCGCCCGGCGCGAGGCCGCCGGGCTCGCGACCACCGTCGTACGACGGCCCGACGCCGGGCACCGCGTCGTGCTCCCGGGCGAGCGCCCGGCGACCGGTGGACAGCCGATGGCCCGCGGCGGCACCGACGAGGCCGACGCCGCGCTCGGCGCGCAGCTGTGGCCGCACCTGCTGCGGGTGCTGGGCGTCAGTCGCCCCACACCCGGGTGA
- the nusA gene encoding transcription termination factor NusA — protein sequence MDIDLNILRQLEREKEIKFEVLVQAIEQALLTAYQKSPGAIEDARVELDRKSGHVVVYAAEVDEEGTKVGEFDDTPAGFGRIAATTAKQIMMQRLRDAEDEIKFGEFSGKEGDLISGIIQQGRNPDDVLVDLGKVEGLLPVSERVPGESYAHGTRIRCLVLSVRKGMRGPQITLTRSHPNLVRKLFALEVPEIASGEVEIAAIAREAGHRTKIAVKATVPGVNPKGACIGPMGQRVRAVMAALNDEKIDIVDWSEDPARFVAHALSPSQVKSVEVVDLDARSAKVVVPSFQLSLAIGKEGQNARLAARLTGWRIDIHGDEDEPARR from the coding sequence ATGGACATCGACCTGAACATCCTGCGACAGCTGGAGCGCGAGAAGGAGATCAAGTTCGAGGTCCTCGTGCAGGCCATCGAGCAGGCTCTCCTGACGGCCTACCAGAAGTCGCCCGGGGCGATCGAGGACGCGCGCGTCGAGCTCGACCGCAAGTCCGGCCACGTGGTGGTCTACGCCGCCGAGGTCGACGAGGAGGGCACCAAGGTCGGCGAGTTCGACGACACTCCCGCCGGGTTCGGCCGGATCGCCGCGACGACCGCCAAGCAGATCATGATGCAGCGGCTGCGCGACGCCGAGGACGAGATCAAGTTCGGCGAGTTCTCCGGCAAGGAGGGTGACCTGATCTCGGGCATCATCCAGCAGGGCCGCAACCCCGACGACGTGCTCGTCGACCTCGGCAAGGTCGAGGGGCTGCTGCCGGTGAGCGAGCGGGTGCCGGGCGAGTCCTACGCCCACGGCACCCGGATCCGCTGCCTGGTGCTGTCGGTCCGCAAGGGCATGCGCGGCCCGCAGATCACGCTCACCCGGTCGCACCCCAACCTGGTCCGCAAGCTCTTCGCGCTCGAGGTGCCCGAGATCGCCTCGGGCGAGGTCGAGATCGCCGCGATCGCCCGCGAGGCCGGACACCGCACCAAGATCGCCGTCAAGGCCACCGTGCCCGGGGTCAACCCCAAGGGGGCCTGCATCGGCCCGATGGGCCAGCGGGTGCGGGCGGTGATGGCCGCGCTCAACGACGAGAAGATCGACATCGTCGACTGGTCCGAGGACCCGGCGAGGTTCGTGGCGCACGCCCTGTCGCCCTCGCAGGTCAAGAGCGTCGAGGTCGTCGACCTCGACGCCCGCTCGGCCAAGGTCGTCGTGCCGTCCTTCCAGCTGTCGCTCGCGATCGGCAAGGAGGGCCAGAACGCCCGCCTCGCCGCCCGCCTCACCGGCTGGCGCATCGACATCCACGGTGACGAGGACGAGCCTGCGCGTCGATGA
- a CDS encoding glycoside hydrolase family 16 protein has translation MPTSLTFDSPQLDGTRWSPHYLPAWSSRAASSASYRIESGSLVLDVPVDHPPWCPGDHEPPLRVSGIQSASWSGPVGSPRGQQRFREGQVVREEQPRFDGWLPRGGTVGARASMRLSPRSMAALWLSGLEDDDDQLRCGELCVFEVFGKDVVPGRSAALGVGIKAFRDPALTQDFAAPRVAVDVTEEHDYAVRWDAEVAVFTVDDVEVRRCPRPPTYPLQLMLAVFDFPEWSTGDDDHLVPELRVTRVWGD, from the coding sequence GTGCCCACGTCGCTGACGTTCGACTCCCCGCAGCTCGACGGGACCCGGTGGTCCCCCCACTACCTGCCGGCCTGGTCGTCACGTGCGGCCAGCTCGGCGTCGTACCGCATCGAGTCGGGGTCGCTGGTCCTCGACGTCCCCGTCGACCACCCCCCGTGGTGCCCCGGCGACCACGAGCCGCCGTTGCGGGTGTCGGGCATCCAGTCCGCCAGCTGGTCGGGACCGGTCGGCTCGCCCCGGGGCCAGCAGCGCTTCCGCGAGGGGCAGGTGGTGCGCGAGGAGCAGCCGCGGTTCGACGGCTGGCTCCCCCGCGGCGGCACCGTCGGCGCCCGGGCGTCGATGCGGCTCTCGCCGCGCTCGATGGCCGCGCTGTGGCTCAGCGGCCTGGAGGACGACGACGACCAGCTGCGGTGCGGCGAGCTGTGCGTGTTCGAGGTGTTCGGCAAGGACGTCGTCCCGGGCCGGTCGGCCGCGCTCGGGGTCGGCATCAAGGCCTTCCGCGACCCCGCGCTCACCCAGGACTTCGCCGCCCCCCGGGTGGCGGTCGACGTCACCGAGGAGCACGACTACGCCGTGCGGTGGGACGCCGAGGTGGCGGTCTTCACCGTCGACGACGTCGAGGTACGCCGGTGCCCGCGTCCCCCGACGTACCCGCTGCAGCTGATGCTGGCGGTGTTCGACTTCCCGGAGTGGTCGACAGGCGACGACGACCACCTCGTGCCCGAGCTGCGGGTCACCCGGGTGTGGGGCGACTGA
- the rimP gene encoding ribosome maturation factor RimP, translated as MSAVQAMTGAIQTALTDPLAEIGLDLEAVEVSSAGKRSVVRVAVDKDGGVTMDDVTEATRLVGDVLDTDLSAAMGHQAYTLEVTSRGVDRPLTLARHWRRNADRLVKVTLDEEVLTGRIGDSDDTGVDLEVDGEVRRLAYVDVRKALVQIEFNRRPAEEPVADEDADDGADEGDDD; from the coding sequence ATGTCCGCCGTACAGGCAATGACCGGCGCGATCCAGACAGCGCTCACCGACCCCCTGGCCGAGATCGGTCTCGACCTCGAGGCCGTCGAGGTGAGCAGCGCCGGCAAGCGCAGCGTCGTCCGCGTGGCCGTCGACAAGGACGGCGGCGTGACGATGGACGACGTCACCGAGGCCACCCGCCTGGTCGGCGACGTCCTCGACACCGACCTGTCCGCGGCGATGGGTCACCAGGCCTACACCCTCGAGGTGACCTCACGCGGGGTCGACCGGCCGCTCACCCTGGCGCGGCACTGGCGTCGCAACGCCGACCGCCTGGTCAAGGTCACCCTCGACGAGGAGGTCCTCACGGGCCGCATCGGCGACAGCGACGACACCGGCGTCGACCTCGAGGTCGACGGCGAGGTACGTCGGCTCGCCTACGTCGACGTGCGCAAGGCGCTGGTGCAGATCGAGTTCAACCGGAGGCCGGCCGAGGAACCGGTCGCAGACGAGGACGCCGATGACGGCGCCGACGAGGGAGACGACGACTGA